The Sulfurospirillum halorespirans DSM 13726 genome has a window encoding:
- a CDS encoding TlyA family RNA methyltransferase gives MRLDSYVFEKGFAQSRNKAAELIKEGSVWLNGKVERKSSVEIGENDTVNVTKMTQYVSRAGLKLRGFINELGLHVKGLDVLDIGSSTGGFVQVWLEEDVKSVTAVDVGSEQLHPSLKVDSRIILHENSDIRLFKPERTYDIVSCDVSFIGIGALIDVIDTLANSAIIILFKPQFEVGKDVKRSTKGVVKDGSAIMRAHYQFEAQAITLGWTLIDKRESLVKGKEGNVETFYYFKKREC, from the coding sequence ATGAGACTGGATAGTTATGTGTTTGAAAAAGGGTTCGCCCAAAGTCGCAATAAAGCAGCGGAACTGATTAAAGAGGGCAGTGTTTGGCTCAACGGTAAAGTAGAGCGTAAGAGCTCTGTGGAGATTGGCGAGAACGACACGGTTAACGTGACAAAAATGACGCAATATGTCAGTCGCGCAGGACTCAAACTTCGTGGATTTATCAATGAATTAGGTTTACATGTAAAGGGTTTGGATGTTCTTGACATTGGGAGCAGTACGGGCGGTTTTGTGCAGGTGTGGCTGGAAGAAGATGTCAAAAGTGTGACCGCAGTGGATGTGGGAAGTGAGCAGCTTCACCCCTCTCTTAAAGTCGATTCTCGAATTATTTTGCACGAAAATAGTGATATTCGACTTTTTAAGCCTGAGCGAACCTACGATATAGTCAGTTGTGATGTTTCGTTTATTGGGATTGGAGCGCTTATTGACGTAATCGATACGTTAGCAAATTCTGCTATTATCATCTTGTTTAAGCCCCAATTTGAAGTGGGCAAAGATGTCAAGCGCTCCACTAAAGGAGTCGTTAAAGATGGCTCGGCTATTATGCGCGCACATTATCAGTTTGAAGCACAGGCGATCACGCTTGGCTGGACATTGATCGACAAAAGAGAATCGCTTGTAAAAGGAAAAGAGGGGAATGTTGAGACGTTCTACTATTTTAAAAAAAGAGAGTGTTGA
- a CDS encoding GGDEF domain-containing protein, translated as MNKQLQELTDLTIKEIRNLEIVLPEIYRDIFYSKAKDLGIKLSDIDKEAAMLYALRKIQLIQNETERSASALKENVMNAKIAITNKDNMALQFIEDNMIELETRIASLLEELYIDDLTRLYNRRWLFEKFLKDDHFKSNGHLAFVDLNHFKEVNDQFGHIIGDKVLHVIGKVLMKVPNTTAIRFAGDEFIILSEQHDEDEIHKILHTVNQNLLKTPFKHNKELFYIDFSFGVASFKAKDSFKKVLEDADTKMYNYKKSLK; from the coding sequence ATGAACAAACAACTGCAAGAGCTTACCGATTTAACGATTAAAGAGATACGCAACCTTGAAATTGTTTTGCCTGAAATTTACCGCGATATTTTCTACAGCAAAGCTAAAGATCTTGGCATTAAACTCAGTGACATTGACAAAGAAGCCGCTATGCTCTACGCGCTTCGCAAAATTCAGCTGATTCAAAACGAGACCGAACGCTCAGCCTCAGCGCTCAAAGAAAATGTGATGAATGCCAAAATCGCCATCACCAATAAAGACAATATGGCATTGCAATTTATTGAAGACAATATGATTGAGTTAGAGACACGAATCGCTTCGTTGCTAGAAGAGCTTTACATTGATGATTTGACGCGCTTGTATAATCGAAGGTGGCTTTTTGAGAAGTTTCTCAAAGACGATCACTTTAAAAGCAATGGGCATTTAGCCTTTGTCGACCTCAATCACTTTAAGGAGGTCAACGATCAATTTGGTCATATCATTGGCGATAAAGTCTTACATGTCATTGGAAAAGTGCTTATGAAGGTACCCAATACGACAGCGATTCGTTTTGCAGGCGATGAGTTTATCATCTTAAGCGAACAGCATGACGAAGACGAAATACATAAAATTTTACATACAGTCAATCAAAACCTACTCAAAACACCGTTTAAACATAATAAAGAGCTCTTTTACATCGATTTTTCATTTGGCGTAGCCTCTTTTAAAGCCAAAGATAGTTTTAAAAAAGTGTTAGAAGATGCCGATACAAAGATGTATAACTACAAAAAATCTCTCAAATAG
- a CDS encoding HrcA family transcriptional regulator, which yields MKKPSKQELILDAIIQTYLKSRMPIGSSELQMKMTLGISPSTIRIYFKKLSDVGSLEQLHVSGGRVPTHQALMGYWQEKLDLTQPLAIKNIDKIKRSTHEHNLFCIVEKTANTPFKELVTVQNRFLILVFDEHEVVLKFNAKVEQFLQRLVGCQMRELKDISAQVGLYELHEKLSSIFSQAPILREGEKEMYSIAHELQNEAFIQRFQTLHFVESMLDGLYFDGFVPQGCMAIKQKAQLKDEDTTVDLFCFGRIESDFEDFFNQVKE from the coding sequence ATGAAAAAACCTTCGAAGCAAGAGTTGATTTTAGATGCCATCATTCAAACCTATCTGAAATCACGAATGCCTATCGGCTCCTCCGAATTGCAGATGAAGATGACCCTTGGTATATCGCCTTCGACCATACGCATTTACTTTAAAAAGCTCTCTGATGTAGGCTCACTTGAGCAGTTACATGTAAGCGGTGGACGGGTTCCAACGCATCAAGCGTTGATGGGATATTGGCAAGAAAAACTCGACCTCACACAGCCTTTAGCGATCAAAAATATCGATAAAATCAAACGCTCAACCCATGAACACAATCTTTTTTGCATTGTTGAAAAAACAGCCAATACCCCCTTTAAAGAGTTGGTAACGGTGCAAAATCGCTTTTTGATTTTAGTGTTTGATGAGCATGAGGTTGTTTTAAAGTTTAATGCTAAAGTGGAGCAATTTTTACAACGCCTTGTTGGGTGTCAAATGCGTGAACTCAAAGACATTTCAGCGCAAGTTGGGTTGTATGAGTTGCACGAAAAACTCTCCTCTATTTTTTCGCAAGCACCGATTTTAAGAGAAGGCGAGAAAGAGATGTACTCCATTGCACACGAGCTCCAAAACGAGGCGTTTATCCAACGGTTTCAAACGCTTCATTTTGTAGAATCTATGTTAGATGGACTCTACTTTGATGGCTTTGTTCCGCAAGGGTGCATGGCGATCAAACAAAAAGCACAGCTTAAAGATGAAGATACAACAGTAGACCTTTTCTGTTTTGGTCGCATCGAGAGTGATTTTGAAGACTTTTTTAATCAAGTTAAGGAGTAA
- a CDS encoding DHH family phosphoesterase, which produces MNYTLHHLSHTDLDGYSCQMVSAHYFDSIRFYNSNYGKEINECFNQILATIQSSESQKHVILITDLNLTMDQAKEFESKVSICDKEIMMFVLDHHKTGQECADAFEWYYLDSSRCATKITYDFFSALYGKDEKLSHYVDVVNAVDIWLEDKPEFELGKVCMGLVSGAREVNKIMFPEENSKYIFALLSKAQEYFTCKEAHIALDDAIHGIKKSFFTTSKNDTLSNLVSAYNVILLTQNRDKMQISYKEYKGILTYNIGNVSVIGNDFLTANPDLDFFMDITSKKTISLRSNGKVDVSKMAAHIANGGGHHNASGGLLSNFKDAFIYDTIKSQVMSIITNKG; this is translated from the coding sequence ATGAACTACACGTTACACCACCTCTCACACACGGATTTAGATGGCTACAGCTGCCAGATGGTGAGTGCGCACTATTTTGATTCGATTCGATTTTATAACTCCAATTACGGCAAAGAGATCAACGAGTGTTTCAACCAAATTTTAGCCACGATTCAAAGCTCAGAATCCCAAAAACATGTAATTCTTATCACCGATCTCAATCTTACAATGGATCAAGCCAAAGAGTTTGAATCCAAAGTGAGCATTTGCGACAAAGAGATTATGATGTTTGTACTCGACCATCACAAAACAGGACAAGAGTGCGCGGATGCTTTTGAGTGGTACTATCTTGATTCAAGCCGTTGTGCTACCAAAATTACCTATGATTTTTTCAGCGCTTTGTATGGCAAAGACGAAAAACTTAGCCATTATGTAGACGTCGTTAATGCGGTCGATATTTGGCTTGAGGATAAACCTGAGTTTGAATTAGGAAAAGTCTGTATGGGGCTTGTCAGTGGCGCTAGAGAGGTCAATAAGATCATGTTCCCTGAAGAGAACAGCAAATACATTTTTGCCCTACTTTCTAAAGCTCAAGAGTACTTTACATGTAAAGAAGCACACATCGCTTTAGACGACGCCATACACGGGATTAAAAAGTCATTTTTTACAACCAGCAAAAACGATACACTGAGCAACCTCGTCTCCGCTTATAATGTTATTTTACTCACGCAAAATAGAGACAAAATGCAAATTAGCTACAAAGAGTACAAAGGCATTCTCACCTACAACATCGGTAATGTCTCGGTCATCGGCAATGACTTTTTAACCGCCAATCCCGATCTAGACTTCTTTATGGACATCACCTCGAAAAAGACCATCAGCCTGCGCTCCAACGGCAAAGTCGACGTCAGTAAGATGGCAGCACACATCGCCAATGGTGGCGGTCATCACAATGCAAGCGGTGGACTTCTCAGCAATTTTAAAGATGCTTTTATCTATGATACTATCAAATCACAAGTGATGAGCATCATCACCAATAAAGGATAA
- a CDS encoding helix-turn-helix domain-containing protein, which yields MKTNDIFNLLHNAVESKFLGKKISQREMADKLGVSMRTYQDWKLGNSQPQAASAIFKMLGELDEGDALRLIQRISHELKDEK from the coding sequence ATGAAAACAAACGATATTTTTAATCTCCTTCATAATGCTGTTGAGTCTAAATTTTTAGGCAAGAAGATTTCTCAGCGTGAGATGGCAGATAAATTGGGTGTATCGATGCGAACGTATCAAGACTGGAAACTTGGTAATTCTCAGCCACAAGCTGCATCCGCCATTTTTAAAATGCTTGGAGAGTTAGATGAAGGCGATGCTCTTCGTTTAATTCAACGCATATCACACGAACTAAAGGATGAAAAATGA
- the rpsO gene encoding 30S ribosomal protein S15: MALGSAEKQVIVSQFGRKEGDTGSPEVQIALLSKRIVDLTGHLQSNKKDHSSRLGLLKLVGQRKRLMKYLKRTDFVTYSKIIKELSIRDNKK; this comes from the coding sequence ATGGCTTTAGGTTCGGCGGAAAAACAAGTAATTGTTAGTCAGTTTGGCAGAAAAGAGGGAGACACAGGTTCTCCAGAGGTACAAATCGCGCTTCTTTCAAAAAGAATTGTTGATTTAACAGGACATCTTCAGAGTAATAAAAAAGATCACTCTTCAAGATTAGGACTTCTTAAACTCGTTGGTCAACGTAAACGATTGATGAAATATCTTAAACGTACAGATTTTGTGACTTACAGCAAAATCATTAAAGAGCTTTCTATTAGAGATAATAAAAAATAG
- the grpE gene encoding nucleotide exchange factor GrpE gives MDEKLKEEQSVSDISAEIVPECSENDEELACECEQKSELEELQSKVAELEDRYLRANADFDNMKRRLEKEKMQAISYAHEVFARDLLPVIDSLEMAILAGSNTEIESGELLGKVKEGLGLTIEQFRKAFEKHGVELVAIDGTFDPNFHEAVMQLESEEKGSGEILQVFQKGYKIKDRILRPAMVSIVK, from the coding sequence GTGGATGAAAAACTAAAAGAGGAACAGAGTGTTTCTGATATTTCTGCCGAGATAGTTCCTGAGTGTTCTGAAAATGATGAAGAGCTAGCGTGTGAATGCGAGCAAAAAAGCGAACTTGAAGAGCTCCAATCCAAAGTGGCGGAACTTGAAGATCGGTATTTACGAGCCAACGCTGATTTTGACAATATGAAACGACGTTTGGAAAAAGAGAAAATGCAAGCGATTTCCTATGCACACGAAGTCTTTGCACGCGATCTTTTACCTGTCATTGACTCTTTGGAAATGGCAATTTTAGCAGGAAGCAACACGGAGATTGAAAGTGGTGAGCTTCTTGGTAAGGTCAAAGAGGGTTTAGGGTTAACCATTGAGCAGTTTAGAAAAGCTTTTGAAAAACATGGTGTTGAATTAGTTGCAATTGATGGAACATTTGATCCAAACTTCCATGAAGCGGTTATGCAGTTAGAGAGTGAAGAAAAAGGTTCAGGTGAAATTTTGCAGGTTTTCCAAAAAGGCTACAAAATCAAAGATCGTATTTTAAGACCAGCGATGGTCAGTATTGTTAAATAA
- a CDS encoding RrF2 family transcriptional regulator — protein sequence MLLTKASEYALLSLILISQKNTPQDVDTLSSQLGISKSFLAKILQALAKENILSSFKGAHGGFLLAKKPEELTLKMIVECAEKKQTMVFECSPSTQKCPGGKGTYCRVWPILNKLQTKIDLFLDTMTLKDIIEI from the coding sequence ATGCTATTAACCAAAGCCAGTGAATATGCACTGCTATCATTAATTCTTATTTCTCAAAAAAATACCCCACAAGATGTCGATACACTCTCCAGCCAACTCGGTATTTCTAAAAGCTTTTTAGCCAAAATCCTTCAAGCATTAGCCAAAGAGAACATTTTAAGCTCTTTTAAGGGAGCTCATGGTGGTTTTTTACTCGCCAAAAAACCTGAAGAGCTGACGTTGAAAATGATCGTAGAGTGTGCTGAGAAAAAGCAAACGATGGTTTTTGAATGCTCGCCTTCAACCCAAAAATGCCCTGGTGGCAAGGGAACGTATTGTCGTGTTTGGCCTATTCTCAATAAGCTTCAAACAAAAATTGATCTATTTTTAGATACTATGACACTTAAAGATATTATTGAAATTTAA
- a CDS encoding bifunctional riboflavin kinase/FAD synthetase — protein MLRRSTILKKESVDTLAIGSFDGIHVGHRQLINHLGSHGALFVIDKDQANLTPGIKRSEYAGYPCMFFHFLKVKDLSGAEFVELLKKEFPHLKKIVVGYDFCFGKHRSCTAKDLKTFFDGDVVIVEEFSYQGNSVHSSLIRTYLQEGRLEEANRFLGREYAITGDVVTGQGLGKKELVPTLNLKVLEYLIPHAGVYATRTRIAQTIYDSVSFIGVRESTDGAFSIETHILDATIPEIHGAVELFFVAFLRDNQKFNSLSELKSQIEHDCEEARKCLGTCRVYLRDFL, from the coding sequence ATGTTGAGACGTTCTACTATTTTAAAAAAAGAGAGTGTTGACACCCTTGCCATCGGTAGTTTTGATGGCATTCACGTAGGGCACAGACAGCTTATCAACCATTTAGGATCTCACGGGGCACTTTTCGTCATCGACAAAGACCAAGCAAACCTAACTCCTGGGATTAAGCGTAGCGAATATGCGGGCTACCCGTGTATGTTTTTTCATTTTCTCAAAGTAAAAGACCTCAGTGGTGCGGAGTTTGTTGAGCTTTTAAAAAAAGAGTTTCCTCATCTTAAAAAAATTGTTGTTGGCTATGATTTTTGTTTTGGAAAACACCGCTCTTGCACGGCGAAAGATCTCAAAACGTTTTTTGATGGTGACGTGGTGATTGTTGAAGAGTTCAGCTACCAAGGCAATTCCGTGCATTCTAGCTTGATTCGCACCTACTTACAAGAGGGGCGTTTAGAAGAGGCAAACCGCTTTTTAGGGCGCGAATATGCCATAACAGGTGATGTTGTCACGGGGCAAGGGCTTGGTAAAAAAGAGCTTGTTCCAACGTTAAACCTCAAAGTCTTGGAATATCTCATTCCGCACGCAGGTGTTTATGCGACACGTACGCGCATTGCGCAAACGATTTACGATTCTGTTTCGTTTATTGGGGTAAGAGAGAGTACCGATGGGGCATTTTCCATTGAGACGCATATTTTAGATGCGACGATTCCTGAAATTCATGGCGCAGTTGAGCTCTTTTTTGTAGCGTTTTTGCGCGATAATCAAAAATTTAACAGCTTAAGTGAACTGAAATCCCAAATTGAACACGATTGCGAGGAAGCTCGAAAATGCCTTGGAACCTGTAGAGTCTATTTGAGAGATTTTTTGTAG
- the ligA gene encoding NAD-dependent DNA ligase LigA, whose translation MTHEEYLAKIERANAWAKAYYVDDAPLASDEEYDTLYHEILNYEQENPLFADVNSPTKRVGGMVLEGFNKAEHKARMWSMEDVFDEHDLDAWIERVKKVKENFTFYCEPKFDGASLNLIYENGMLKQAITRGDGSIGEDVTQNVKTIGSIPLRISYQELIEIRGEVVIKKADFERLNTDRLNVGEALFANPRNAAAGSLRQLDTSITAKRKLMFYPWGIGFNSLTQSFLSQKMSFVYSLGFLQPPRIVVTQSVDDVHTLYAELIAKRDEIEMMMDGMVVKIDDVSLQEELGYTVKYPKWMVAFKFPAIEKVTRLKDITLQVGRTGVVTPVAEVEAVNIEGVIVERATLHNFDEIERKDVRIGDSVIIIRSGDVIPKIIKVLSERRDGSEKIVERPLNCPVCGSELLDDGALIKCQNLSCDARVVGAIIHFASKKALNIDGLGDKIVEQLYAQKLVLHVKDLYTLHIDQLLALEGFKAKKADNLLAAIEQSKGVSLEKFINALGIEHIGEVAAKKIARTFGLEWLEASFEQIIALEGFGEEMAKSLVEFIHVNKAETYELMAVIQPIASKLEITESVFTGKTVVLTGSMSQPRDEIKVMLEKLGAKVSGSVSKKTDFVIYGEEAGSKLAKALELGVKTLSESELNGMIE comes from the coding sequence ATGACACACGAAGAGTATTTAGCCAAAATCGAGCGTGCTAATGCGTGGGCAAAAGCCTATTACGTCGATGATGCACCGCTTGCGAGTGATGAAGAGTATGACACACTTTACCATGAAATCTTAAACTACGAGCAGGAAAATCCACTTTTTGCAGATGTCAATAGCCCCACCAAACGCGTCGGTGGAATGGTATTGGAAGGTTTTAACAAAGCAGAACACAAAGCACGCATGTGGAGCATGGAAGATGTGTTTGATGAGCATGATCTTGATGCGTGGATAGAGCGTGTTAAAAAAGTCAAAGAGAATTTTACCTTTTATTGTGAGCCAAAATTTGATGGGGCGAGTCTGAACCTCATTTATGAAAATGGTATGTTAAAGCAAGCGATCACGAGAGGCGATGGAAGCATCGGTGAGGATGTGACGCAAAATGTTAAAACCATTGGCTCGATTCCTTTACGGATTAGCTATCAGGAACTCATTGAAATTCGTGGCGAAGTGGTCATCAAAAAAGCAGACTTTGAAAGACTTAACACTGATCGTTTAAACGTTGGTGAGGCGTTATTTGCCAACCCTCGCAATGCCGCAGCAGGAAGCCTCAGGCAGCTTGATACGAGCATTACGGCGAAGCGTAAACTGATGTTTTACCCGTGGGGCATTGGATTTAATAGCTTAACACAGAGCTTTTTGAGTCAAAAAATGAGCTTTGTCTACAGCCTTGGTTTTTTACAACCCCCTCGTATCGTCGTAACCCAAAGCGTGGATGATGTGCATACACTTTACGCAGAACTCATCGCCAAGCGCGATGAGATCGAGATGATGATGGACGGAATGGTCGTCAAAATCGACGATGTAAGTCTTCAAGAAGAGCTGGGCTACACGGTGAAATACCCCAAATGGATGGTCGCGTTTAAATTTCCTGCGATTGAGAAAGTGACACGACTTAAAGACATTACCTTGCAAGTGGGTCGAACGGGTGTCGTGACGCCTGTGGCGGAAGTCGAAGCGGTCAATATCGAAGGGGTTATTGTTGAGCGAGCGACACTGCATAATTTTGATGAGATCGAGCGTAAAGATGTGCGCATCGGGGATAGTGTTATTATCATCCGCAGTGGTGATGTTATTCCTAAGATTATTAAAGTGTTGAGCGAACGACGTGATGGAAGTGAAAAAATCGTTGAGCGACCGCTCAATTGCCCCGTGTGTGGCAGTGAGCTTTTGGACGATGGCGCACTGATTAAATGTCAAAATCTCTCCTGCGATGCGAGAGTTGTGGGGGCGATTATTCACTTTGCGTCTAAAAAAGCGCTCAATATTGACGGGCTTGGCGATAAAATCGTCGAACAGCTTTATGCGCAAAAACTCGTTTTACATGTAAAAGATTTGTACACGTTACATATAGATCAACTCCTTGCGTTGGAGGGCTTTAAAGCGAAAAAAGCGGACAATCTTTTAGCGGCGATTGAGCAGAGCAAAGGGGTGAGTTTAGAGAAGTTTATTAACGCTTTAGGCATCGAGCATATCGGTGAAGTGGCGGCTAAAAAGATCGCGCGTACGTTTGGTTTGGAGTGGTTGGAAGCAAGCTTTGAGCAGATCATTGCTCTTGAAGGGTTTGGCGAAGAGATGGCGAAGAGTTTGGTCGAGTTTATACATGTCAACAAAGCCGAAACCTATGAGTTGATGGCTGTAATTCAGCCTATTGCCTCTAAACTTGAGATAACGGAGTCTGTTTTTACGGGAAAAACAGTCGTCTTAACAGGTTCTATGAGCCAACCACGCGATGAGATCAAAGTGATGTTAGAGAAACTGGGTGCAAAAGTGAGTGGAAGTGTCTCTAAAAAGACCGATTTTGTCATTTATGGCGAAGAAGCAGGCAGTAAGTTAGCTAAAGCCTTAGAACTGGGTGTCAAGACACTGAGTGAAAGTGAATTAAACGGGATGATTGAATGA
- the cmoA gene encoding carboxy-S-adenosyl-L-methionine synthase CmoA: MDKVFTKPITKQFEFDEDVAVVFDDMLERSIPFYKEVIALTCKTICHHVKEGAHIVDLGCSTANTLLALHKKSDKSYHLLGIDNAEAMLHLARQKVHAYGANIDLEHADITHVALTCKDVIIANYMLQFIRPLQRAAFVAKLYDALNPNGLFIFSEKIVFEDKVLNKEMIDLYYDFKREQGYSDFEIAQKREALENVLIPYTEDENKAMLRNAGFETIEVIFKWGNFATFIAKKKV, encoded by the coding sequence ATGGACAAAGTATTTACGAAACCGATTACCAAACAATTTGAGTTTGATGAAGATGTTGCAGTCGTTTTTGACGACATGCTTGAGCGCTCAATTCCTTTTTATAAAGAGGTCATTGCGCTTACATGTAAAACGATTTGTCACCATGTAAAAGAGGGTGCGCATATTGTTGACCTTGGGTGTTCAACCGCCAATACACTGCTGGCTTTGCATAAAAAAAGCGATAAAAGCTACCACCTCTTAGGCATCGATAATGCTGAAGCGATGTTGCATCTTGCCCGCCAAAAGGTGCATGCGTATGGGGCAAATATAGATTTAGAACACGCAGACATCACACACGTAGCGCTTACATGTAAAGATGTCATTATTGCCAATTATATGCTTCAATTTATCCGTCCTCTGCAACGTGCTGCCTTTGTCGCTAAGCTGTACGATGCGCTCAATCCAAATGGTCTTTTTATTTTTAGCGAAAAGATTGTGTTTGAAGACAAAGTGCTCAATAAAGAGATGATTGATCTCTACTATGATTTTAAACGTGAACAAGGCTACAGTGACTTTGAAATCGCGCAGAAGCGAGAAGCGTTAGAGAACGTTTTGATTCCTTACACCGAAGATGAAAACAAAGCGATGCTGAGAAATGCAGGATTTGAGACGATCGAAGTTATTTTTAAATGGGGAAATTTCGCGACATTTATCGCTAAAAAAAAGGTGTAG
- the flhA gene encoding flagellar biosynthesis protein FlhA codes for MAKNQNALLSRIIPYLEPIVKAKDLTVVVFIVSIMAIIIVPLPSAILDFFLVISLSISVLIILISLYIPKPTDLSTFPTLILIITLFRLSLNIATTRMILTNGHLGPDAVSEIVSSFGQFVVGGNYVIGVVVFTILVLINFMVITKGSTRVAEVAARFTLDAMPGKQMAIDADLNAGLIDEKTARKRREEIIQEANFYGAMDGSSKFVKGDAVAGIIITIINIIGGFLIGSFQHGLELAVSAQTYTILTIGDGLVSQLPALITSTATGILITRANKADDVSFSDGAVEQLFGEHRTLLIVGFILVLFALVPGLPTLSLMFVGLIFVGLGYLVKQTNDGSFSFQKFFASTPLAMQKAKQEADSKAQSAQAPKKTPEELRKEEETTLNDILKLEILELDLGYQLIKLADPAQGGDLLDRVKSMRRKIASDFGYLIPQVRIRDNLHLTPNHYQLLLKGIEIGNGEIYPDKFMAMDSGLTIDKVQGIPTKEPAFGLDAIWIEASAKEDAIIKGYTTVDPATVISTHLSELIKKYAEELLTRQEVQSLIDKLQKDYPVVVTDCLKVANVGLIQKVLKALLREKIPIKDLLTIIETISDVAEVTKNVSIIVEQVRAKLSRVITKLYKDDNGVLRLLTFNAGTEQKLLDALRERDGVRDLVLNIGQINTLVKASSDEATKLLHKGIAPVVIIVDPLLRKPLSDIFDKFGLDIVVLSHAEIDSSSKFEVMGAIEIEKL; via the coding sequence TTGGCTAAAAATCAAAATGCGCTACTATCAAGGATCATTCCTTATTTAGAGCCTATTGTCAAAGCAAAAGATCTTACAGTTGTTGTTTTTATCGTCTCTATTATGGCGATTATTATCGTTCCACTTCCCAGTGCTATACTCGATTTTTTCTTGGTTATTTCGCTCTCTATTTCGGTTTTGATCATCCTGATTTCGCTTTATATCCCAAAGCCCACGGATCTCTCAACCTTTCCGACACTTATTTTGATCATTACGCTCTTTAGGCTTTCGTTGAACATTGCGACCACCAGAATGATCTTGACGAACGGACATTTAGGGCCTGACGCCGTAAGTGAAATTGTCTCTAGCTTTGGGCAATTCGTCGTCGGGGGCAATTATGTCATTGGTGTTGTTGTCTTTACGATTCTTGTCTTAATTAACTTTATGGTTATTACCAAAGGTTCCACGAGGGTTGCAGAGGTTGCAGCACGTTTTACACTCGATGCGATGCCGGGTAAACAGATGGCAATTGACGCCGATCTTAATGCGGGTTTGATTGATGAAAAAACCGCGCGCAAGCGTCGTGAAGAGATTATCCAAGAGGCAAACTTTTACGGTGCGATGGACGGTTCGAGTAAGTTTGTTAAGGGTGATGCCGTTGCTGGTATCATCATCACGATTATTAACATTATTGGTGGTTTTCTCATCGGTTCTTTTCAACATGGGCTGGAACTTGCTGTCAGTGCGCAAACCTATACAATTCTCACCATTGGCGATGGTTTGGTTTCGCAACTTCCTGCCTTGATTACATCAACGGCAACGGGTATTTTGATCACAAGAGCGAATAAAGCAGATGACGTCAGCTTCTCCGATGGTGCCGTTGAACAACTCTTTGGAGAGCATAGAACACTGCTCATCGTAGGCTTTATTTTGGTTCTATTTGCACTGGTTCCAGGGCTTCCAACGCTCTCATTAATGTTTGTTGGGCTCATTTTCGTAGGACTTGGGTACCTGGTTAAACAGACCAATGATGGCAGTTTTTCCTTCCAAAAATTCTTCGCTTCAACTCCTCTTGCGATGCAAAAAGCCAAACAAGAAGCAGACAGTAAAGCACAAAGTGCTCAAGCACCTAAAAAGACGCCTGAAGAGCTTCGTAAAGAAGAAGAGACGACCCTTAATGACATTCTTAAACTCGAAATTTTGGAACTTGATTTGGGTTACCAACTCATCAAACTTGCTGATCCTGCACAAGGTGGCGACCTTTTGGATAGGGTTAAAAGTATGCGCCGTAAAATTGCATCCGATTTTGGATACCTCATTCCACAAGTGAGGATTCGCGATAACTTGCACCTTACGCCCAATCATTATCAACTCTTGCTCAAAGGCATTGAGATCGGCAATGGCGAAATTTATCCTGATAAATTTATGGCGATGGACAGTGGACTTACCATCGATAAAGTCCAAGGAATTCCTACCAAAGAGCCTGCGTTTGGGCTTGATGCCATTTGGATTGAGGCGAGTGCCAAAGAAGATGCGATTATTAAAGGTTACACGACGGTTGATCCAGCCACGGTGATTTCAACACATTTAAGTGAACTCATTAAAAAATATGCCGAAGAGCTTCTTACACGCCAAGAGGTTCAAAGCCTTATTGATAAACTTCAAAAAGATTATCCTGTGGTGGTGACCGATTGTCTCAAAGTTGCCAATGTGGGGCTTATTCAAAAAGTGCTTAAAGCACTGCTTCGTGAGAAAATTCCGATTAAAGACCTTCTCACCATTATTGAGACGATCAGTGATGTAGCCGAAGTGACCAAAAATGTCTCTATTATCGTGGAGCAGGTACGTGCCAAACTTTCACGTGTTATTACTAAGCTATATAAAGATGATAACGGTGTTCTAAGGCTTCTGACGTTTAATGCAGGAACCGAGCAGAAGCTTTTGGATGCGCTGAGAGAACGCGATGGTGTACGCGATTTGGTGCTTAACATCGGGCAAATTAACACGTTGGTGAAAGCCAGCAGCGACGAAGCAACCAAGCTGCTTCACAAAGGCATTGCACCGGTTGTCATCATTGTTGATCCACTGTTGCGCAAACCGCTCTCTGATATTTTTGATAAATTTGGACTCGACATCGTGGTACTCTCCCATGCAGAGATTGATTCAAGCTCCAAATTTGAAGTGATGGGCGCCATAGAGATTGAAAAACTCTAA